One Algoriphagus sp. Y33 genomic window, GTGAAGAAGGCTTGTTTGTGATGGGAATAGGCCGTAGAATCACTCCAAAAGCCTTTGTGCAATCCTGCGAGATTTTCACTTATGCTGAGAATCTTTTGCCCGAGGAAAAGCCGAAAGCCACTTCGAAGAAAGTGGATAAATCCCAGGTCAGTACTACCCGGAAAAATGTGGTTTTGGTGGAAGAAGTCAAGGCAGAACAGCCGGAAAAGGAAAACGCAGAGCTGGATCTGAGCATAATAGACAAGGCCTTTGAAATATCCTCAGATGAAGAAGAGGAAATCCACATCGCAAAAATCGGGGCTTCACTGCGAAAGATAGATCCAAGTTTTGACCCAAGGTCGTATGGATTCAGAAATCTGACAGAGCTCTTTAGAAGTTTGAAAAAATACCAAGTGATGAAAAATGAAGTAAATGGGCTAAATTATCCACTGGTAAAATTGAAATAGGACTGGATCAAAGACAGTTTGAAACACCGAATTAAAACCAATCTCTATGAAAAAACTCTTACTTCTCCCCTTTTTGATCTATGGTTTCACCGCATTTCCCCAGTCTACTTTCAGATCCGTACTTGAAAAACTCACCGACGAAAATTGGCAGCATGGGCTGAACCTATTGCAAGAGATAGTCAGTATGCCAAATGACGCTGCACATCCTGATCAAATGGAAGAAAACATTGCTTGGTGTGAAAGAGAATTCGGCGAAAGAGGTTGGATTTCTGAAAAACTGGAAACAAGTGGAATTCCCTTGCTTCTAGTAAGCAAAAAGCAAGCAGGAGCTTCAAAAACGGCTCTTTTCTATTTCCACATGGATGGGCAGGCGGTAGACCGAAGTAAGTGGAATCAGCCTGATCCCTATGTACCGGTGCTTAAAGCAGTAAACACCTCATCAGGAGAATGGGAAATTATCCTTTCAGAAAATCTTAAAACGGGATATGACGCAGATTGGAGAATATTTGCACGGTCCACTTCGGATGACAAAGGCCCGATCGCCATGTTTCTTACCGGATGGGATGCACTTAAGAAAGCCGGTATTGCCCCAAATTATAATATCAAAATAATC contains:
- a CDS encoding NYN domain-containing protein is translated as MRDNKFNIAVLIDGDNAQAKLIKEILEEVSKYGKATIRRIYGDWTTPHMNSWKELINLHSFSPIQKFSYTTGKNSTDSSMIIDAMDILHSKSVDGFCIVSSDSDYTGLAKRIREEGLFVMGIGRRITPKAFVQSCEIFTYAENLLPEEKPKATSKKVDKSQVSTTRKNVVLVEEVKAEQPEKENAELDLSIIDKAFEISSDEEEEIHIAKIGASLRKIDPSFDPRSYGFRNLTELFRSLKKYQVMKNEVNGLNYPLVKLK